Proteins co-encoded in one Gossypium arboreum isolate Shixiya-1 chromosome 11, ASM2569848v2, whole genome shotgun sequence genomic window:
- the LOC108470919 gene encoding uncharacterized protein LOC108470919 yields MGREVSESCIDSLLIEMVSTYCNRFYANKPELAARRIEAIGYQVGHQLSERYTMERPRFSDHLEAIKFICKDFWSELFKKQIDNLKTNHRGTFVLQDNRFRWLTRMSIDQSPENGASEEPSILADEKAVESMHLYFPCGIIRGALSNLGIPCAVSADISNLPACSFVIRIKA; encoded by the exons ATGGGGAGAGAAGTATCAGAAAGCTGCATTGATAGCCTACTAATCGAAATGGTTTCCACATATTGCAACCGTTTTTACGCCAATAAGCCTGAGCTCGCTGCTCGTCGGATCGAAGCCATTGGGTATCAGGTTGGCCACCAGCTCTCTGAACG GTACACGATGGAGAGGCCACGTTTTAGTGATCATTTAGAGGCAATCAAGTTCATCTGCAAGGACTTTTGGTCTGAACTCTTTAAGAAGCAGATAGACAACTTGAAGACAAATCATAGA GGTACCTTTGTATTGCAAGATAATCGTTTTCGTTGGCTTACACGCATGTCAATTGATCAATCACCTGAAAATGGAGCATCTGAAGAGCCTTCTATCTTGGCTGATGAGAAGGCTGTGGAAAGCATGCATCTATATTTTCCATGTGGAATCATCAGGGGAGCTCTTTCAAACTTGGGAATACCTTGTGCAGTTTCCGCTGACATATCCAACCTTCCTGCAT GTTCATTTGTCATCCGAATAAAGGCTTGA